From Deltaproteobacteria bacterium:
CCTATGTCGCTCTTAGCTCCATCGCTGCTCGCTCACAAGACCTTCTTTGCTTGCTCCCGCGGAACAAATCGGGTGTCGCTCTTTCCTCCTTCCTGCCTCTCGTGTTTCCTCTTCGTTCATCAGGCCACCCCCAGGCGCTTAGGTTTGCGTTTCCGCTTCCCGATACGGACGCCATCGAGAGTAGTTAGGATAGCGCGTTGATCATGCCAGTTAGCTTTGGTGACGGTGAAGTTGAGCGGATGCCCATGCACTTCAATGAGGAGGTGGCGTTTGAGGCCGCGAATACGGTGTTTGCCGGAGTACCCGACTTGGGACGCAGCCCTTTTCTTGACTTGATCACACTAGCGTCAGGATAGGCATTGGTGAAATTCAAATAGCCTCGCCGGTCAGCTTCTTGAAGCAAGAGGTGAACGATCTTTTGCCACACGCGACGACGTTGGTATTCGAGCAAGCGCCGGTGGCAAGTTTTGGGCGAGGCCGCGATGTCATGGGGTAGGTCTTCCCACTGACAGCCGGTTTTGAGCACGTACAAGATGCTATTGAGAATTTCTCGTTCGTTGGCCCGGGGCCGCCCAGTGCGCGCGCCTATCGGCAACAAGGCAGACAGATAGTCCCCTTGGAGGTCTGTGACATCGGACCGATACGGCTTCCGTGGGCTAAGA
This genomic window contains:
- a CDS encoding transposase, with amino-acid sequence MRGLKRHLLIEVHGHPLNFTVTKANWHDQRAILTTLDGVRIGKRKRKPKRLGVA
- a CDS encoding transposase, which translates into the protein MKPACTRDCSRKASSLDVPLSPRKPYRSDVTDLQGDYLSALLPIGARTGRPRANEREILNSILYVLKTGCQWEDLPHDIAASPKTCHRRLLEYQRRRVWQKIVHLLLQEADRRGYLNFTNAYPDASVIKSRKGLRPKSGTPANTVFAASNATSSLKCMGIRSTSPSPKLTGMINALS